Sequence from the Catenuloplanes indicus genome:
AGTCGCCACGGTGTTCGGCGGCTGGACGTCCGCCAGTCGCAAGGCGATGCTGCCGGTCTTCGAGCGGAACAAGGCGCTGCTCTGGTACCCGGTGCAGTACGAGGGACTGGAGAGCTCGCCGTACATCTTCTACACCGGCGCGACCACGAACCAGCAGATCGTGCCGGGTTTGGACTACCTGAAGGAGCAGGGGAAGAAGAAGGTCTTCCTGGTCGGCAGCGACTACGTCTTCCCGCGTACCGCAAACAAGATCATCAAGGCGTACGCCGCCGCGAACGGGATGGAGATCGTCGGCGAGGAGTACACGCCGCTCGGCCACACCGAGTTCTCCACCGTGGTCAACAAGCTCCAGCAGGCCCGGCCGGACGCGGTGTTCAACACGCTGAACGGTGACTCCAACGTGGCGTTCTTCAAGGCGCTGCGCGGCGCCGGCATCACCGCGGACACGATGCCCACGGTCAGCGTGAGCGTGGCCGAGGAAGAGGTCGCCGGCATCGGCCCGGACAACATCGCCGGTCACCTGGTCGCCTGGAACTACTACCAGACCACCGCCGGCGCCACGAACGAGACGTTCGTCAAGGCGTTCAAGGCGAAGTACGGCGCGGACAAGGTCACCTCCGACCCGATGGAGGCCGGCTACAACGCGGTCAAACTGTGGGCCGCGGCCGTGCAGAAGGCCGGCACGGTGGAGGTCGAGGCCGTGAAGAACGCGGCCAAGGGCGTCTCGCTGGACCTGCCGGAGGGCACGGTCACCATCGACGGCGAGAACCAGCACGTGTTCAAGACCGCGCGGATCGGCCTGGTGCAGCCGGACGGTCAGATCAAGGAGGTGTGGAACTCCGGGCAGCCGATCAAGCCGGACCCGTACCTCAAGGGGTACGACTGGGCGACCGGGCTGAGCTGATGGCGACCCTGAACCAGCTCTTCATCGGCGCGAGCATGGGCGCGGTGCTGCTGCTGATCGCGCTCGGCCTGACGTTCACGTTCGGCCAGATGGGCGTGATCAACATGGCTCACGGGGAGTTTCTACTGGTCGGCGCGTACACCGCGTACGTGCTGCAGAACGTGACGCTGGCCCTGCCGGTGGCGTTCGTGATCGCCGGGCTGCTCGGCCTGGTCCTGGAACGGCTGCTGATCCGGCGCTTCTACGGCCGGCCGCTGGACACGCTGCTGCTCACGTTCGGCGTCAGCCTGATCCTGCAGCAGCTCGCCCGGGACGTCTTCGGTGCGCCCAACGTCGGCGTCACCGCGCCGTCCTGGCTGACCGGCGGCGTGGCCGGCATCCCGTACAGCCGGATCTTCATTCTGGTCCTGGCCCTGGCCTGTGTCGGCGCGATCTCGCTCTACCTGACCCGGATGAAGCAGGGGCGCCGGATGCGCGCGGTCATGCAGAACCGGCAGCTCGCGGCCGTCAGCGGCGTCGCCACCGAGCGCGTCGACCAGCTCACCTTCTTCATCGGGTCCGGGCTGGCCGGCGTGGCCGGCGTCGCGCTCACGCTGATCGGGCCGGTCGGGCCGTCGCTCGGCACCTACTACATCGTGGACGCGTTCCTGATCGTGGTGGCCGGCGGGCTCGGCCAGCTGCGCGGCGCGGTGATCGCCGCGTTCACGCTGGGCGTGCTGAACAGCTTCGTCGAGTTCTGGACCGACGCCAGCCTCGCCAAGGTGGTGGTGTTCGCGGTGATCGTCGCGTTCCTCCAGGTCCGTCCGCAGGGCCTGTTCGTCCTCCGCAGCCGGGCGCTGACATGAGATCGGCCCGGCTCGGTGTCTTCGTGATCGTCGGGCTGCTGCTGCTGCTCGCGGCACCGGCGCTGCTGCCCGCGTTCCGGCTGGAGCTGCTGGCCAAGTGGCTCTGCTACGCGATCGTGGCGGTCGGCATCCACCTGGCCTGGGGCCGCGGCGGCATGCTCACGCTCGGCCAGGGCGTTTTCTTCGGCCTCGGCGGCTACGCCATGGGCATGCACCTGAAGCTGGCCGACGCCGGCCCCGGGGCGCTGCCCGACTTCATGGTGTGGAGCGGCGTCGAATCGTTGCCCGCGCTCTGGGCACCGTTCCGCAACCCGGTCTTCGCGCTGGTCATGGTGGTCGTGCTGCCGGCCGTGACGGCGCTGCTGCTCGGCACGCTGGTGTTCCGGCAGCGGGTGCGCGGCGCGTACTTCGCGGTGCTCTCCCAGGCGCTCGCGGCCGCGTTCGTGATCCTGCTGGTCGGTCAGCAGGGCCTGACCGGCGGCACGAACGGGCTGACCAACGTGCAGTTCTTCTTCGGGCTCGACCTCTACGACCCGGCGCAGAAACGGATCGTCTACTACCTCGTGGTGCTCGCGCTGCTGGCGGTGTTCCTGGCCGCGTGGCAGCTGAACCGCAGCCGGCTCGGGCGGCTGCTGATCGCGATCCGGGACGGCGAGGACCGTGTGCGGTTCCTCGGCTACGACCCGGCCGTGGTGAAGACGCTGGTCTACGCGGTGTCCGCGGCGATGGCCGGGATCGCGGGCGCGCTGTTCGTGCCGGTGGCCGGCATCCTCGGCCCGGCCGACCTGGGCGTGGTGCCGTCGCTGGAGATGCTGGTGGCGGTCGCGATCGGCGGGCGGTTCTCGCTCGGCGGCGCGATCGGTGGCGCGGTGCTCTACAACTACGCCAGCACCGGGCTCAGCGAGTCGTTCCCGTCCGGGTGGACGTACCTGCAGGGCGCGCTGTTCATCGCGGTGATGCTGTGGGCGCCGCGCGGCCTGGCCGGGCTGCTGTCGGACGGGGTGGGGCTGGTCCGGCGCCGGCCGTTCGCGCCGGCTCCGGACCCGGCGCCGGGTTCGCCACCCGCGTCGCCGCCACCCGCGTCGCCGCCGCCCGCGTCGCCGCCGCCCGCTTCGGCTCCGGCTCCGGCTCCCGCTTCGGCTTCGGGGGAGGTGGCGGTGTGAGCGGGCGGCTGGAGGTGCGTGGCCTGAACGTCGTCTTCGACGGCTTCCACGCGATCACCGACCTGGACGTCACGGTGCAACCCGGTGAGCTTCGCTTCCTGATCGGGCCGAACGGCGCGGGCAAGACCACGCTGATCGACGTGATCACCGGGCGGACCAGGCCCGCGTCCGGCTCGGTACGGTTCGACCGCACCGAGCTGACCGGCCGGCGCGAGCACGCGATCGTCCGGCTCGGCGTCGGCCGTACGTTCCAGACCTCGGTCGTCTTCGAGGAACTGACCGTGCTGGAGAACCTGGACCTGGCCGCATCGTTCCGGCGGCGCCTGCCCGCGCTGCTGCGGGCCCGGCGCGGCGTCTCCGGCGATGTCGCGTCCACGCTGGACACGATCGGCCTGACCGAGCTGGCCGCGCGTCCGGCCGGGGTGCTCTCGCACGGGCAGCGGCAGTGGCTGGAGATCGGCATGCTGATCGTGCAGCGGCCGCGGCTGCTGCTGCTCGACGAGCCGGTGGCCGGCATGAGCCGCGGCGAACGAGAGCGCACCGGCGAACTGCTCCAGGCCGTCGCGAAGGACCACACCGTGGTGGTCATCGAGCACGACATGGAGTTCCTGCGCCGGTTCGCCAGCCAGGTGACCGTGCTGCACGAGGGGCGGCTGCTGTGCGAGGGCACGGTGGCGCAGGTGCAGTCCGATCCACGCGTCCAGGAGGTCTACCTGGGACGGTCAAGCGCACGGGAGGCCGCATGACCCTGGTGGTGCAAGGACTCGATGTCGCGTACGGCCGGGCCCAGGTGCTCTTCGGGGTTGATCTGCACGCGCCGGCCGGTGAGCTGGTCTGCGTCATGGGCCGCAACGGCGTGGGGAAGTCCACGCTGCTCAAGGCCATCATGGGTGTGCTGCCCGCGCGCGCCGGCACGATCACGTTCGAGGGTGAGGACCTCTCGAGACTGAAGACCCACGAGCGGGTACGCCGTGGGCTCGGCTACGTCCCGCAGGGCCACGAGACGTTCCCGCAGCTGACCGTGGCCGAGAACCTCCAGGTCACGCTGGAGGCCGCGCGCTCGGCGGACCGGGCTGCGCTGGACGAGGCGCTCGACCTCTTCCCGGCGCTGCGCGGCCTGCTCAAGCGCCGCGCCGGCTTCCTCTCCGGCGGCCAGCAACAGCAGCTCGCGATGGCCCGCGCGCTGGTCACCCGCCCCCGCATGCTGCTGCTCGACGAGCCGACCGAGGGCATCCAGCCGTCGATCATCGTGGAGATCGAGGAGGCGATCGCGCGCCTGCACACCGAGGCCGGCCTCGCCATCCTGCTCATCGAGCAGTACCTGGACACCGCACTCCGCCTCGCCGACGAGTTCGTCATCCTGGACGCCGGCGAGGTGGTCCGCTCCGGCAACCGATCGGACCTGCACGACGAGTCCCTGCACCAGCTTCTCTCCGTGTGATCTTGTGGTGACGTCGCGTGCGCCACTAGGCTTCGAACGTCTGTCCACTGTGGCGTTAGGATCCCTGATGGCGCTCGTGCGTCTCCTGACCGTCTCGACGGCCGTCCTCCTCGTCTCTCTGCCCGCGGCACCGGCCCTGGCCGCGGCCCCGCCGAACGTGCCCGCCGACCTCCGCAGCGACCGGCGCGACTGCGCGACCGGCGAGGACCGGCCGTGGGTGCACACCATTGAGCCGACACTCAGCGCGCGGGTCTCCGACCCGGACCCGGCGCAGGGCCTCACCACGACGTTCAGGTGGCGGGTGCTCGGTGCGGCGTACGCGGACGCCGACCAGCGCGCGACCGGCGCGCCGAACGGCAGTGTGACCTCGGTGCCGCTGTCCGGGCTCCGGGACGGACTGACCTATGCATGGCAGGCGCGGACCTTCGACGGGGCGCTGGCCGGCGAGTGGTCGGCCGAGTGCGAGTTCTCGATCGACACGACACCACCGGCACCGCCGTCGGCCGTGGTGCTCGCGCAGCCCTCCGTCACGATCGGCTCACCGGCCGTTTTCCGGGTCAGCCCGCCGGTGACCGCGCCGGACTCGGTGGACGCCTACGCGTACGCGCCGAGCAGCGGAGTCTCGGCCGGGGCCGCGCCGGTCGTCGCCGCGAACCCGGACGGCAGCGCCGACGTGACCGTCATGCCGGTCACCACCGGCATGACCACGCTGTGGGTCTGGTCCCGTGAGCGCACCGGGCTGTTCTCCACGCCCGTCACGGTCGACTTCTGGGTGCGTCAGCTGCCGGGGCCGGTGGCGCATTGGTCGTTCGACGACGCGTCCGCACCCGGTGGGGACACCAGCGGAAACGGAAACCACCTGGCGTTCGCGGGTGCGGCCGCACGCACGCCCGCCCGGGGCGGTCTCGGCACCGGCCTGTCGCTCGGCGCCGCCGGCGACGTCGCGACGACGGCCGGCCCGATCGCGGCCGCCGATCCGGACACCGGTGCCGCGAAGCCGCTCGACACCTCGGACAGCCTGACGGTGCAGGCCTGGGTGCGCGCCGACGACCCGGCCGCCGCGGCGCGGACCGCGGTGAGCGTCGAGGGCGCACGTACCGCCGCGTTCACGCTCGGCGTCCGGGACGGCCGGTGGAGCTTCGCCATGGCGGAGGCGGACACCGACGATCCGGAGATCCGGGCGGCGGGGTCGGACGAGGCCGCGGTCGCCGGTCGGTGGACACATCTGGCCGGTACCTACGACGCGGCCGGCGGCGCACTGCGTCTCTACGTCAACGGGGTGGCGCAAGCCGCCGCCGCGACGCTCACCCACGGCTTCGCGGCGGACGGTGCGGTCGTGATCGGGCGCGGGTTCCGGCGCGGCGGCCCGGCGGAGCCGCTGGGCGGCGCGGTCGACGACGTGTCGATCCACAACCGGGTCGTGCCCGTGCGGGACTTCGAATCGGTCTCGCTGCCGCTGGTGCCGACGATCGTCGCGTCGGCACCGGCGGTCCGCCCCGGCGAGACCGTGACGTTCACGATCGGCGGCCGGGGCGACAGCAACGTGGTGGCGTTCCGGTACTCGCGGAGCGGCGCGGCGCCGTACGAGACGCTGACGCCGGAGGCGCCGGGCGGGGAGGCGCGCTTCACACTGACCGCGCCCGCGACCGGTGGGGTGTCGTTCTGGATCGCGGCGGTGGACACCCTGGGCCGCGCCAGCGCGAAGATCCCCGGCGGCGTCAGCGTGATCGTGCCGTACACCGTCACGGTCCCGGTCTACGACCCCGAGGAGAGGCCGCTGGCCGGCGCGACGGTCAGCCTCGGTGCCGGGATCAGCGGGGTCACCGACATCAACGGCGAGGTGGTGTTCTCGGACGTGCCGTACGGCACCTACGTGATCACGACGGCCAAGGACGGGTGGTGCCGCAGCGAGGAACCGATCGAGGTCGGGCCCTATCACCTGAATTATGCGGTGTGGTTCGTCGACACGGTTCCCTGCGCACGGTGAGGGTGTGCCGCACCGAGCCGGTGGCCGGGGACGTGACGTTCGGTTACTCGTTCTTCGTGTACTTCATCGCCACCGAACCCCGCTGCTGACGGGGGCCCTCGGGCCCTCGTCAGTACGTGAAGCGGGAGACCGTGGTCTGTAGCTCGGTGGACATCCGGGACAGTTCGGCGGCGGAGCGCTGGGCGTCGGCGACGGACTCGGCCGTGATCCGGGCGTTCTCGGCCACGTTGTCGATGCTGGCGCTGATCTGGCCGGTGGCGCTCGCCGCCTCGGCGACGTTGCGGTTCATCTCGGCCGTGGTCGCGGACTGCTCCTCGACCGCGGACGCGATCGTGGTGGTGTAGTCGTTGATCCGGCCGATCACCTCGGCGATCTCCTGGATCGCGGTGACCGCCTGGTTACTGTCGGCCTGGATCGCCTCGACCCGGCGGGAGATGTCCTCGGTGGCCCGCGCGGTCTCCTGGGCCAGGTCCTTGACCTCGGTGGCGACGACCGCGAAGCCCTTGCCGGCCTCTCCGGCGCGGGCGGCCTCGATGGTGGCGTTCAGCGCGAGCAGGTTGGTCTGCTCCGCGATCGCGGTGATCACTTTGATCACGTCGCCGATCTGGCGGGACGACTCGCCGAGCGTGGCGATGGTCTGGTTGGTGGACTCCGCGACGGCCACGGCCTGCCCGGCGACCTCGGCCGCGTTGTTCGCGCTCTGCGCGATCTCGCCGATCGCGGCGCCCATCTCCTCGGACCCGGCCGCGACCGTGGTCACGCCCTGGGACACCTCCTCGGATGCGGCGGAGACCACCTTGGCCTGGGTGGAGGCCTCCTCCGCGTTCTTGGCGATCTGGTTCGCGATGACCGAGGTCTCCTCGGCCGCGGCGGCGAGGCTGTGCGACGCCGCGCCGACGGACGCGACCACCTCGCGGGTCTGCCGCAGCGCGCGGGTGAGCGCGGCCGCCATCTGGCCGACCTCGTCCTTGCCGTGCACGTCCGGCTCGTCGGTGAGGTCGCCCTCGGCCATCCGGGACAGCGAGCGCTGGACCCGGGCCAGCGGGCCGACGATCTGCCGGGCCACCCAGACGCCGAGCGCCATCGCGAGCAGCACGCCGACGATGCCGACGATCACCAGCGTCCGCTCGCCGGTGGCCGCGGTGGCGGCGCCTTCGTCAGCGCGTTTCTTCGCCTGCGCCGCCTCGGCCTCGTTCTCCGCCTCGATCGCGTCGCTGGCCACCGTCATCTCCGGCAGCAGGACGTCGCGGTAGCCGGTGAAGAACTGGTCCGTCTGGCCGCGCTCGGCCAGCGGGAGCAGCTGGTTCTCGGCGATGTCGACCAGCTTCCCGTAGCTGGCGTTGAACGCCGGCATGGCCTCGGGGTCCACCGCGAAGGGCGCGTATGCGGCGGAACCCGCCTCGATCCTGCCCTCTCGGTCGTCCATCTCGCCGCGGAGCGTCGTCCGGGTCGCCGCGCTTGCGCCGCCGTACTCCAGCACCCGGGCACGCCAGCCCTGGAAGTCGCGTTGCAGCGACGACAGCGTGGTCAGCGGTGCGACGTTGTCCCGGTACAGCTGCTCGTTCCGGTCCGCCAGCGAGTCGAGCTGCACGAAGCCGGTAACACCGATCACACCGGCGGCCACCGAGGCCACGGCCACGGCGGAGAGGATCTTCGCGTTCACACCCCGGTCGGTGAAGAAGCGCGCCGGGCCGCCGTGCCGGGCGGCCGAGGAGGCCTCAGTGCTCATCAGTCATCCCCCGAATCCGGACCGGACGCAACCGGACCGCAACCGGCCAATCGACCGGTTGACACGGGGTCTTTATGTTTTTGCACCGTTTGGCGGTCCCGTTCACCGGCCGCCGAGTGCCGGTGAGGTGTGGATCAGCTCCTCCAGCTCCGCGGCCGGCATCGGCCGGGCGTAGTGGTAGCCCTGTCCGGTACGGCAGCCGAGCAGCGTCAGCTCGGTCGCCTGCGCGGCCGTCTCGATGCCCTCGGCCACGGTGTCCAGGTGCAGGACCTGGCTCAGCCGGATCACCGCCTCCGCGACCGCGGAACCCTCCGGCTCGCCGTTCAGCTCGGACACGAAGCAGCGGTCCAGCTTGAGGATGTCCACCGGCAGCCGGGTCAGGTAGCGCAGCGAGGAGTAGCCGGTGCCGAAGTCGTCCAGCGCGATCCGGATGCCGAGCCGGCGCAGCTCCTCCAGGCGCGTCACGCACACGCCGTCGTCGGCCACCGCGCTCTCGGTCAGCTCCAGCACCAGGTCGTGCGGGCTCAGGCCGGTGCGCGCGAGGATCGCGGACACCTGGTCCACCAGCCCCGGCGAGGCGAGCTGGCGCGGTGAGAGGTTCACCCCGGCGCGCAGATGCGCCCGGCCGGGCAGCCGCTGCCACGCCACGACCTGCCGGGCCGCCTCCTCCAGCACGAACAGGCCGATCTTCTCGATCGCGCCGGTCTGCTCGGCCAGCGGGATGAACCGGTCCGGCGGGATCAGGCCGCGCTCCGGGTGGTGCCAGCGGACCAGCGCCTCCACCGCGACCGGTTCGCCGGTCGCCAGCGTGACGATCGGCTGGTAGAACACGCGCAACTGCCCGGAGCCGACCGCGCCGCCCAGCTCACCGGCCAGCACGCTCTCCGTCGCGGCCAGGTCCTCGAAGCCCTCGGTCCACCGCTCGTACCGGTGCCCGCCCCGGCGTTTTGCCTGGTACATCGCCATGTCCGCGCGGTGCCGGACCACGTCGGCCGGGTCGTCGGCGGTGGTCAGCGCGATGCCGATGCTGACGCCGATCCCGGACGGTACGCCGTCGACCGTCAGCTCCCGCGCGGCTGCGGCCAGGATCCGCCGGGCGACCACCTCGGCCTGCTCCGCGTCGCCGACCTTGTGCAGCACCACCGCGAACTCGTCGCCACCGAGCCGTCCGGCCGTGTCCGACTGGCGGACGCACTGCCGCAGCACGTCCGCGAACGCGATCAGCACCGCGTCACCGGCCTCGTGCCCGCGCGTGTCGTTGAACCGCTTGAAGCCGTCCAGGTCGATCAGCAGCACGGCGGCCACCTCGCCGTGCGTGACCTGGCGCCGCACGGCCGTGTCCAGGCTGGCCCGGAGCCGTACCCGGTTGGCCAGGCCGGTCAGCGCGTCGCTGATCACCAGCTCGTGGTTCTCCCGCATCGCGAGGATCTGCCTGGCCGCGACCGCGCCGGTCATCACGATCATACCGGCCACCAGCCCGCCCCACGGGAACAGCGCGCGCTCCTGCGCGGTGGCCGCGAGCAGCAGCGCGTACCCGATGGAGAGCGCGAGGTACGGCAGCTGCGTCGCGGAGCGGGCCAGCCGGTCATCGGCCGGTGGGCGGACGTCGACCGGCCGGGCGATCCGCGCCGCCGCCGCGGCCGCGGCGAGGAACACCCCGGTGATCATCAGCAGTGTGGGCACCGTGCGCCAGCCGCTGTCCACGTCTATCTCGCCGTGCACCGCGTCGTACGACCAGTACAGGTCCGCCGCGAGGCAGACGGCCAGCCCGGCGATCAGCGCGGTCAGCGGGTGCCGGACCGCGGTGATGCCGCTGCGCAGCAGCAGCGTGCACACACCGAACAGCAAAGCCAGGTCGGTGAGCGGAAACGCGACGCCGAGCAGCGCGTGCAGCCCGGCACCGCCCCGGGCGAGCATCGGGCCGATCAGGAAGTACCACATGATCATGAAGCCGCCACCGACGACCGTGGTGATGTCGGCCGCGAACGTGAGCCGTTCCCGCCCGGAGAGCGGCCGCATCGGGAACGACAGTACGCCGGTCAGCATCAGCGGCGCCCACAGCAGGCGACAGGTCTGGATCGCGACCGGCCCCCAGGACGGCGCCACGCCGAGCAGATCCGCCACCGCGTACGCCAGGATCGCGCCGGCCAGCACGGTCCAGCCGGCTGCCATCCACCACCAGGCGCGGCGCACCGGTGGCAGCGCGCGGGCACCGGCGATCCAGCAGGCGGCGGCGGCCAGCGCGGACCCGAGCAGCATGCCGCGCCGGAACAGCAGGCCGTCGTCCGGCAGCAGCCCGGACAGGTGGGCGGCGAGCAGCGACACCCACGCCCCGGCCACGATGACCAGCGGCCACCCGGCCGGACGCAGCATGGCCATGTCGTCGCTCCTGGTCGGCCGGGGTCAGTGGCCGGTCCATTCGGCCCGGCCCCGGCCCGGCTGAGAAGTCACGGCAGGTCAAAGATCAGGCAGCTGGACGTGGCGTGGGCGAGCAGCCGCCCGGCCGCGTCGGTGAGCCGGGACTCGGCTAGCGCGGTCCGGCGGCCGCGGTTGAGCACCGTGCCCTCGCAGCGCACCCGGCCGGTCGCGATCGTGACCGGGCGGACGAACTTCACGTTCAGGTCCAGCGAGGTGTAACCGACGCCGGCCGGCAGCGTGGTGTGCACCGCGCACGCGGCGGCCGTGTCCAGCAGCGTCGAGATGACGCCGCCGTGCACCGAGCCGAGCGGGTTGTAGTGGAACTCCTGCGGCTCCAGCTCGAGGCCGATCCAGCCCTCCTTCGCCTCCATGCCCGCGATGCCGACCGTTTGCATGATCGGCGGTGCCGGCAGCTCGCCCGCGGCCATCGCCCGGATCAGGTCCAGACCGTCGCGGCGGCCGAGGTGAGCGGCGACCGCCGCGGGATCCGTCCAGCCGTACGTGCGGCTGCGCTGCGTCTCTTCCATGGACGCAGCCTGACAGCCCGGCCCACCGTTGCGCGAGGGGTTCCCGGCCGCGCCGCATAACGGGCGCGCTCCCGGGCATACACTGCGATGTGTCGATCACCGGGCCGCTGCGCATCGCCGTCTACCGCAATCTTTGGCTCGCGGTGCTGGTCAGCAACGTCGGCCTGTGGATGCAGACGGTCGGCGCGCAGTGGCTGCTGGTCAGCGAACCGAACGCGTCCACGCTCGTGTCGCTGGTGCAGACCGCCAGCCTAGCGCCGGTCTTCCTGCTCGCACTGCCGGCCGGCGCGCTGGCCGACGGCCTCGACCGGCGCCGCCTGCTGCTCACCGTGCAGACCGCGCTCGCACTGGTCGGCGGCGCACTGACGTTGGTCACCGCGCTCGGTGACGTACCACCGGCACTGCTGTTGACCTTCACGTTCGCGCTCGGCGCCGGTCAGGCGCTCACGCTGCCGGCCTGGCAGG
This genomic interval carries:
- the urtD gene encoding urea ABC transporter ATP-binding protein UrtD translates to MSGRLEVRGLNVVFDGFHAITDLDVTVQPGELRFLIGPNGAGKTTLIDVITGRTRPASGSVRFDRTELTGRREHAIVRLGVGRTFQTSVVFEELTVLENLDLAASFRRRLPALLRARRGVSGDVASTLDTIGLTELAARPAGVLSHGQRQWLEIGMLIVQRPRLLLLDEPVAGMSRGERERTGELLQAVAKDHTVVVIEHDMEFLRRFASQVTVLHEGRLLCEGTVAQVQSDPRVQEVYLGRSSAREAA
- the urtB gene encoding urea ABC transporter permease subunit UrtB, with amino-acid sequence MATLNQLFIGASMGAVLLLIALGLTFTFGQMGVINMAHGEFLLVGAYTAYVLQNVTLALPVAFVIAGLLGLVLERLLIRRFYGRPLDTLLLTFGVSLILQQLARDVFGAPNVGVTAPSWLTGGVAGIPYSRIFILVLALACVGAISLYLTRMKQGRRMRAVMQNRQLAAVSGVATERVDQLTFFIGSGLAGVAGVALTLIGPVGPSLGTYYIVDAFLIVVAGGLGQLRGAVIAAFTLGVLNSFVEFWTDASLAKVVVFAVIVAFLQVRPQGLFVLRSRALT
- a CDS encoding LamG-like jellyroll fold domain-containing protein, with the translated sequence MALVRLLTVSTAVLLVSLPAAPALAAAPPNVPADLRSDRRDCATGEDRPWVHTIEPTLSARVSDPDPAQGLTTTFRWRVLGAAYADADQRATGAPNGSVTSVPLSGLRDGLTYAWQARTFDGALAGEWSAECEFSIDTTPPAPPSAVVLAQPSVTIGSPAVFRVSPPVTAPDSVDAYAYAPSSGVSAGAAPVVAANPDGSADVTVMPVTTGMTTLWVWSRERTGLFSTPVTVDFWVRQLPGPVAHWSFDDASAPGGDTSGNGNHLAFAGAAARTPARGGLGTGLSLGAAGDVATTAGPIAAADPDTGAAKPLDTSDSLTVQAWVRADDPAAAARTAVSVEGARTAAFTLGVRDGRWSFAMAEADTDDPEIRAAGSDEAAVAGRWTHLAGTYDAAGGALRLYVNGVAQAAAATLTHGFAADGAVVIGRGFRRGGPAEPLGGAVDDVSIHNRVVPVRDFESVSLPLVPTIVASAPAVRPGETVTFTIGGRGDSNVVAFRYSRSGAAPYETLTPEAPGGEARFTLTAPATGGVSFWIAAVDTLGRASAKIPGGVSVIVPYTVTVPVYDPEERPLAGATVSLGAGISGVTDINGEVVFSDVPYGTYVITTAKDGWCRSEEPIEVGPYHLNYAVWFVDTVPCAR
- the urtC gene encoding urea ABC transporter permease subunit UrtC codes for the protein MRSARLGVFVIVGLLLLLAAPALLPAFRLELLAKWLCYAIVAVGIHLAWGRGGMLTLGQGVFFGLGGYAMGMHLKLADAGPGALPDFMVWSGVESLPALWAPFRNPVFALVMVVVLPAVTALLLGTLVFRQRVRGAYFAVLSQALAAAFVILLVGQQGLTGGTNGLTNVQFFFGLDLYDPAQKRIVYYLVVLALLAVFLAAWQLNRSRLGRLLIAIRDGEDRVRFLGYDPAVVKTLVYAVSAAMAGIAGALFVPVAGILGPADLGVVPSLEMLVAVAIGGRFSLGGAIGGAVLYNYASTGLSESFPSGWTYLQGALFIAVMLWAPRGLAGLLSDGVGLVRRRPFAPAPDPAPGSPPASPPPASPPPASPPPASAPAPAPASASGEVAV
- the urtA gene encoding urea ABC transporter substrate-binding protein; protein product: MSRGFRGTFAALGLAAALAVTSGCVGSPDGSAQAANGDTIKVGVLHSLSGTMAISEVTVKNAELLAIEEINAAGGVLGKKLEPVVEDGASDWPTFAEKAQKLISQDRVATVFGGWTSASRKAMLPVFERNKALLWYPVQYEGLESSPYIFYTGATTNQQIVPGLDYLKEQGKKKVFLVGSDYVFPRTANKIIKAYAAANGMEIVGEEYTPLGHTEFSTVVNKLQQARPDAVFNTLNGDSNVAFFKALRGAGITADTMPTVSVSVAEEEVAGIGPDNIAGHLVAWNYYQTTAGATNETFVKAFKAKYGADKVTSDPMEAGYNAVKLWAAAVQKAGTVEVEAVKNAAKGVSLDLPEGTVTIDGENQHVFKTARIGLVQPDGQIKEVWNSGQPIKPDPYLKGYDWATGLS
- the urtE gene encoding urea ABC transporter ATP-binding subunit UrtE codes for the protein MTLVVQGLDVAYGRAQVLFGVDLHAPAGELVCVMGRNGVGKSTLLKAIMGVLPARAGTITFEGEDLSRLKTHERVRRGLGYVPQGHETFPQLTVAENLQVTLEAARSADRAALDEALDLFPALRGLLKRRAGFLSGGQQQQLAMARALVTRPRMLLLDEPTEGIQPSIIVEIEEAIARLHTEAGLAILLIEQYLDTALRLADEFVILDAGEVVRSGNRSDLHDESLHQLLSV
- a CDS encoding putative bifunctional diguanylate cyclase/phosphodiesterase; the protein is MAMLRPAGWPLVIVAGAWVSLLAAHLSGLLPDDGLLFRRGMLLGSALAAAACWIAGARALPPVRRAWWWMAAGWTVLAGAILAYAVADLLGVAPSWGPVAIQTCRLLWAPLMLTGVLSFPMRPLSGRERLTFAADITTVVGGGFMIMWYFLIGPMLARGGAGLHALLGVAFPLTDLALLFGVCTLLLRSGITAVRHPLTALIAGLAVCLAADLYWSYDAVHGEIDVDSGWRTVPTLLMITGVFLAAAAAAARIARPVDVRPPADDRLARSATQLPYLALSIGYALLLAATAQERALFPWGGLVAGMIVMTGAVAARQILAMRENHELVISDALTGLANRVRLRASLDTAVRRQVTHGEVAAVLLIDLDGFKRFNDTRGHEAGDAVLIAFADVLRQCVRQSDTAGRLGGDEFAVVLHKVGDAEQAEVVARRILAAAARELTVDGVPSGIGVSIGIALTTADDPADVVRHRADMAMYQAKRRGGHRYERWTEGFEDLAATESVLAGELGGAVGSGQLRVFYQPIVTLATGEPVAVEALVRWHHPERGLIPPDRFIPLAEQTGAIEKIGLFVLEEAARQVVAWQRLPGRAHLRAGVNLSPRQLASPGLVDQVSAILARTGLSPHDLVLELTESAVADDGVCVTRLEELRRLGIRIALDDFGTGYSSLRYLTRLPVDILKLDRCFVSELNGEPEGSAVAEAVIRLSQVLHLDTVAEGIETAAQATELTLLGCRTGQGYHYARPMPAAELEELIHTSPALGGR
- a CDS encoding PaaI family thioesterase, with the protein product MEETQRSRTYGWTDPAAVAAHLGRRDGLDLIRAMAAGELPAPPIMQTVGIAGMEAKEGWIGLELEPQEFHYNPLGSVHGGVISTLLDTAAACAVHTTLPAGVGYTSLDLNVKFVRPVTIATGRVRCEGTVLNRGRRTALAESRLTDAAGRLLAHATSSCLIFDLP
- a CDS encoding methyl-accepting chemotaxis protein: MSTEASSAARHGGPARFFTDRGVNAKILSAVAVASVAAGVIGVTGFVQLDSLADRNEQLYRDNVAPLTTLSSLQRDFQGWRARVLEYGGASAATRTTLRGEMDDREGRIEAGSAAYAPFAVDPEAMPAFNASYGKLVDIAENQLLPLAERGQTDQFFTGYRDVLLPEMTVASDAIEAENEAEAAQAKKRADEGAATAATGERTLVIVGIVGVLLAMALGVWVARQIVGPLARVQRSLSRMAEGDLTDEPDVHGKDEVGQMAAALTRALRQTREVVASVGAASHSLAAAAEETSVIANQIAKNAEEASTQAKVVSAASEEVSQGVTTVAAGSEEMGAAIGEIAQSANNAAEVAGQAVAVAESTNQTIATLGESSRQIGDVIKVITAIAEQTNLLALNATIEAARAGEAGKGFAVVATEVKDLAQETARATEDISRRVEAIQADSNQAVTAIQEIAEVIGRINDYTTTIASAVEEQSATTAEMNRNVAEAASATGQISASIDNVAENARITAESVADAQRSAAELSRMSTELQTTVSRFTY